The proteins below come from a single Desulfatiglans anilini DSM 4660 genomic window:
- a CDS encoding type II toxin-antitoxin system HicB family antitoxin codes for MANYIAIVHKDPKSDFGISFPDFPGCITAGKDIDEAKDMAQEALTLHIQGMIEDGEKLPAPSKLEEIMADPDFADAVAYLVVDVPDARPRTVRVNITVPEMTLKQIDAAARKRGMSRSSFLVHAAQNAIQANQSEASV; via the coding sequence GTGGCAAACTACATCGCAATCGTACACAAAGATCCCAAAAGTGACTTTGGCATCTCGTTTCCCGATTTTCCGGGCTGCATCACGGCCGGGAAAGACATCGACGAAGCTAAGGACATGGCCCAAGAGGCTCTCACGCTCCATATTCAAGGCATGATTGAAGATGGAGAAAAATTGCCCGCCCCATCAAAGCTCGAAGAGATTATGGCCGATCCCGATTTCGCCGATGCTGTGGCCTATCTGGTCGTTGACGTCCCGGATGCCAGGCCCCGAACGGTCAGGGTCAATATCACCGTTCCCGAAATGACTCTTAAACAAATCGATGCTGCAGCTAGAAAGCGCGGTATGTCACGGTCTTCATTTCTTGTTCACGCCGCACAGAATGCTATTCAAGCAAACCAATCAGAGGCATCTGTTTGA
- a CDS encoding AbrB/MazE/SpoVT family DNA-binding domain-containing protein, producing MRARIVKIGNSKGIRLPKPIIEQAGIAEDVEIAVEGETIIIRPISTPRAGWDQAFQQMAENGDDLLVDAEEAVSHSWDETEWQW from the coding sequence ATGAGGGCACGTATTGTAAAGATCGGTAATTCAAAGGGGATTCGGCTGCCAAAGCCGATTATCGAACAAGCCGGTATAGCCGAGGATGTCGAAATTGCTGTGGAGGGTGAAACAATCATTATTCGCCCCATTTCGACACCCCGTGCCGGTTGGGATCAGGCATTTCAACAAATGGCCGAAAATGGTGACGACCTGCTGGTCGATGCCGAGGAAGCGGTATCGCATTCTTGGGATGAGACAGAATGGCAATGGTAG
- a CDS encoding type II toxin-antitoxin system PemK/MazF family toxin, protein MAMVVRRFDVYLINLDPTVGSEIKKTRPCLVISPDEMNRHIRTVIVAPMTTAGKAYPTRVFCEFQGRKGQIVLDRIRTIDKSRLIKKAGTIDPQVQVEVISTLQSMFAY, encoded by the coding sequence ATGGCAATGGTAGTCAGACGTTTTGATGTCTACTTGATCAACCTCGATCCTACAGTGGGATCGGAAATAAAGAAAACTCGTCCCTGCCTGGTCATTTCACCTGACGAGATGAACCGTCACATACGAACTGTTATCGTGGCACCTATGACCACAGCCGGTAAGGCTTATCCCACTCGCGTGTTTTGCGAATTCCAAGGCCGAAAGGGTCAAATCGTGTTGGACCGGATTCGCACAATTGACAAGTCCAGGCTCATAAAGAAAGCTGGTACAATTGACCCTCAAGTTCAGGTGGAAGTCATTTCGACGCTGCAATCGATGTTTGCGTACTGA
- a CDS encoding type II toxin-antitoxin system HicA family toxin — protein sequence MDSRTIIKILKQNGWSEVAKVGSHAQFRHPYKNGRVTVPHPKKDMPIGTVKSIERQSGIKFS from the coding sequence ATGGATAGCCGAACAATTATCAAGATTCTCAAACAAAACGGATGGAGCGAAGTGGCAAAAGTCGGCTCCCATGCTCAATTTCGGCATCCATACAAAAATGGACGGGTTACCGTACCACACCCCAAAAAGGACATGCCGATTGGTACTGTAAAAAGCATCGAGCGCCAATCGGGAATCAAGTTTAGCTGA